Proteins encoded within one genomic window of Streptomyces sp. NBC_00523:
- a CDS encoding GlcG/HbpS family heme-binding protein — translation MKKMSLRTRVLTGTVVAAALGAGTFGAMSANASTPAAAPATTVKADTANRNLQQTTHLTLDAATKAAKAALDAAKKENQRVAVSVVDRNGNTILTLRGDGSGPQAYESAEKKAYTAVSWNAPTSELAKRLAQAPNLKDIPGTLFLAGGAPVQVKGAPVAGIGVAGAPSGDLDEKFAQAGVAALAK, via the coding sequence ATGAAGAAGATGTCGCTGCGCACCCGTGTCCTGACCGGTACCGTCGTCGCCGCCGCCCTCGGGGCCGGCACCTTCGGCGCGATGTCCGCGAACGCGTCCACCCCGGCCGCCGCGCCCGCCACCACCGTCAAGGCCGACACGGCGAACCGCAACCTCCAGCAGACCACGCACCTGACCCTCGACGCCGCGACGAAGGCCGCGAAGGCCGCCCTGGACGCGGCGAAGAAGGAGAACCAGCGCGTCGCCGTCTCGGTGGTCGACCGCAACGGCAACACGATCCTGACCCTGCGCGGCGACGGCTCGGGCCCGCAGGCCTACGAGTCGGCCGAGAAGAAGGCGTACACCGCCGTGTCGTGGAACGCCCCGACCTCCGAGCTGGCCAAGCGGCTCGCCCAGGCCCCGAACCTGAAGGACATCCCTGGCACGCTGTTCCTCGCGGGCGGCGCCCCCGTGCAGGTCAAGGGTGCCCCGGTGGCGGGCATCGGCGTCGCGGGCGCCCCGAGCGGCGACCTGGACGAGAAGTTCGCGCAGGCCGGCGTCGCCGCCCTCGCCAAGTAG
- a CDS encoding ankyrin repeat domain-containing protein, with translation MNALDHQLLDAARTGDTDGVRTAIEGGARVDVRDVELRTPLLLAVHGNHLGAARVLVAAGADPDAQDRREESPWLATGVTGSVEMLRVLLPAGPDLKLRNRFGGIALIPASERGHVAYVRELLKVTDIDVDHVNRLGWTALLEAVILGDGGRAHQEIVELLLAAGATPGLPDGDGVTALEHAERRGFAGIAALLRAASDTGGTR, from the coding sequence ATGAACGCCCTCGATCACCAGCTGCTCGACGCCGCCCGCACCGGCGACACCGACGGAGTGCGCACCGCGATCGAGGGCGGCGCCCGGGTCGACGTCCGCGACGTGGAGCTGCGCACCCCGTTGCTCCTGGCCGTCCACGGCAACCACCTCGGGGCCGCCCGGGTGCTCGTCGCGGCGGGCGCCGACCCGGACGCGCAGGACCGGCGCGAGGAGAGCCCCTGGCTGGCCACCGGCGTCACGGGCAGCGTGGAGATGCTGCGCGTCCTGCTGCCCGCCGGTCCCGACCTGAAGCTGCGGAACCGGTTCGGCGGGATCGCGCTGATCCCGGCGAGCGAGCGCGGTCATGTCGCGTACGTACGGGAGCTGCTGAAGGTCACCGACATCGACGTCGACCACGTCAACCGGCTGGGCTGGACCGCCCTGCTGGAGGCCGTGATCCTCGGCGACGGCGGCCGGGCGCACCAGGAGATCGTGGAGCTGCTGCTCGCGGCGGGCGCGACGCCGGGGCTGCCGGACGGCGACGGGGTGACCGCCCTGGAGCACGCGGAGCGGCGCGGTTTCGCGGGGATCGCGGCGCTGCTGCGTGCCGCGTCGGACACGGGAGGCACGCGGTGA
- a CDS encoding M1 family metallopeptidase: MDHRTPARRRAARAALPLLALALLAPACTGGVEGRPGASGVRDPYFPKLGNGGYDVTHYALTLDVDPDEQTLRGTAEITARATQDLSSFNLDLAGLTVKSATVEGRPAAVNRAGNELTLRTDAKVEDRLRKGETFRVVVRYSGSPKTITDPDDSEEGWLPTDDGALALGEPTGSMAWFPGNHHPSDKAAYDLTVTVPKGLTAVSNGVMAGPPVTEKGRTTFRWHTAEPMASYLATLAIGKFETKTSTMAGGITVFTAVDPEVAKESARTVSRVPEVVEWEAEHFGPYPFSATGAIVDREDDAGYALETQNRPFFPGPPSVGLLVHEMAHQWFGDSVTPESWRDMWLNEGLATYAEWLWEEEKNDTPAEESFEDAYEDKANWSFPPADPPSAARISDDPVYGRGAMVIHKIREAVDDDEEFFALLKGWTKKYRHRNASTADFTAYVEEETGQDLSDLWKAWLYGRSRPAADG; this comes from the coding sequence GTGGATCATCGAACCCCGGCACGCCGCAGGGCGGCCCGCGCCGCCCTCCCCCTGCTCGCCCTCGCCCTCCTCGCGCCCGCCTGCACGGGCGGGGTGGAGGGCAGGCCGGGGGCGTCCGGGGTGCGCGATCCGTACTTCCCGAAGCTGGGCAACGGGGGCTACGACGTCACGCACTACGCCCTCACGCTCGACGTGGACCCGGACGAGCAGACCCTGCGCGGGACGGCCGAGATCACCGCGCGAGCCACGCAGGATCTCAGCTCGTTCAATCTGGACCTGGCCGGGCTGACCGTGAAGTCGGCGACCGTGGAAGGGCGTCCGGCCGCCGTGAACCGGGCGGGCAACGAGCTGACGCTCCGTACGGACGCGAAGGTCGAGGACCGGCTGCGCAAGGGTGAGACGTTCCGCGTCGTCGTGCGCTACTCGGGCTCCCCGAAGACGATCACCGACCCGGACGACTCCGAGGAGGGCTGGCTGCCGACCGACGACGGGGCGCTGGCCCTCGGTGAGCCGACCGGTTCGATGGCCTGGTTCCCGGGCAACCATCACCCGAGCGACAAGGCCGCGTACGACCTGACGGTCACCGTCCCGAAGGGGCTCACGGCGGTCTCCAACGGCGTGATGGCGGGTCCGCCGGTCACGGAGAAGGGCCGCACCACCTTCCGCTGGCACACCGCCGAGCCGATGGCGAGCTATCTCGCGACCCTGGCCATCGGGAAGTTCGAGACGAAGACGTCCACGATGGCGGGTGGCATCACGGTGTTCACGGCCGTGGACCCGGAGGTGGCGAAGGAGAGCGCGCGGACGGTCAGCCGGGTGCCGGAGGTCGTGGAGTGGGAGGCGGAGCACTTCGGTCCGTATCCGTTCTCCGCGACGGGCGCGATCGTGGACCGCGAGGACGACGCCGGGTACGCGCTGGAGACGCAGAACCGGCCGTTCTTCCCCGGCCCGCCGAGCGTGGGGCTGCTCGTCCACGAGATGGCGCACCAGTGGTTCGGCGACTCGGTCACGCCGGAGAGCTGGCGCGACATGTGGCTGAACGAGGGGCTGGCGACGTACGCGGAGTGGCTGTGGGAGGAGGAGAAGAACGACACCCCGGCCGAGGAGTCGTTCGAGGACGCCTACGAGGACAAGGCCAACTGGTCCTTCCCGCCCGCCGATCCGCCGTCCGCCGCCCGGATCTCGGACGATCCGGTGTACGGGCGCGGGGCGATGGTCATCCACAAGATCCGCGAGGCCGTGGACGACGACGAGGAGTTCTTCGCGCTGCTGAAGGGCTGGACGAAGAAGTACCGGCACCGCA